Proteins encoded in a region of the Bacillus methanolicus genome:
- the spoVAC gene encoding stage V sporulation protein AC, producing the protein MGKKKMEKMTPQQQQYQQLEQKHELKRPVLKNCIKAFFVGGIICAIGQAITYFYIYFFNFTEQTAGNPTTATLIFLSMLLTGFGVYDRLGQFGGAGSAVPVTGFGNAVISAAIEHRTEGFVLGVGGNMFKLAGAVILFGVFSAFVVALIKTLLITWGVL; encoded by the coding sequence ATGGGGAAAAAGAAAATGGAAAAAATGACACCTCAGCAACAGCAGTACCAGCAGCTTGAACAAAAACATGAGCTGAAGCGTCCAGTGCTGAAAAACTGCATAAAAGCATTTTTTGTCGGCGGCATTATTTGTGCAATTGGTCAAGCGATTACTTATTTTTATATTTATTTTTTTAATTTTACAGAACAAACAGCAGGAAATCCAACGACTGCTACATTAATATTTCTTTCTATGCTGCTGACTGGATTCGGCGTCTACGACAGACTCGGGCAATTCGGCGGAGCAGGAAGTGCTGTACCGGTAACAGGATTTGGAAATGCGGTTATATCAGCGGCAATCGAACATCGGACAGAAGGGTTTGTTCTTGGAGTAGGAGGAAATATGTTTAAACTAGCGGGTGCGGTTATTTTATTTGGGGTTTTTTCAGCCTTTGTAGTTGCTTTAATAAAAACATTATTAATTACGTGGGGGGTTTTATAA
- the spoVAD gene encoding stage V sporulation protein AD, with amino-acid sequence MLAGKQSWVFSNRPAIASTGVSGGPFEANGKLAEDFDILHEDLWMGKDSYEKAHSLLLEEAIEAALKKRNLQKDKIHFLLAGDLINQITPTSFAARTMQIPYLGMFGACSTSMEGLALASFIVNYGGAEYVITGASSHNAAVEKQFRYPTEYGGQKPPTAQWTVTGAGVGLITAKSNQQEPVPVTTSATIGKVVDMGLSDPFNMGGAMAPAAADTIIAHFRDLQLEPSHYDLIVTGDLGRIGQGTTYELLTKSGLEIKKEQFQDCGLMIYKEDQPVQSGGSGAGCSATVLYGHLYNQMKSGKYKRILLVATGALLSPLSFQQKESIPCIAHAVSIEMQV; translated from the coding sequence ATGCTTGCGGGAAAACAATCGTGGGTATTTTCAAACCGGCCCGCAATCGCGTCGACAGGTGTGTCCGGGGGCCCGTTTGAAGCCAACGGTAAGCTTGCTGAAGATTTTGATATCCTCCATGAAGACCTGTGGATGGGGAAGGATTCTTATGAAAAGGCGCACAGCCTTTTGCTTGAAGAGGCAATCGAAGCCGCATTGAAAAAGAGAAACTTACAGAAGGATAAAATTCATTTTTTGCTTGCCGGCGATCTTATCAATCAAATTACCCCAACAAGTTTTGCAGCGAGAACAATGCAAATCCCATATTTAGGGATGTTTGGTGCTTGTTCCACTTCTATGGAAGGACTTGCTTTAGCTTCATTTATTGTCAATTATGGCGGGGCGGAATATGTGATAACAGGCGCCTCAAGCCATAACGCTGCGGTGGAAAAGCAATTTCGCTATCCGACAGAATATGGCGGCCAAAAGCCTCCGACTGCTCAATGGACGGTCACCGGAGCTGGTGTAGGGCTCATAACTGCGAAATCCAATCAGCAGGAACCTGTACCAGTAACAACTTCGGCGACAATTGGCAAGGTGGTTGACATGGGGTTATCAGACCCTTTTAATATGGGCGGCGCAATGGCTCCTGCAGCAGCTGATACAATCATTGCCCATTTTAGAGACTTACAGCTCGAACCTTCCCATTATGATTTGATCGTAACGGGGGACCTTGGCAGAATCGGCCAGGGAACCACGTATGAACTATTGACGAAAAGCGGATTGGAAATCAAGAAAGAACAGTTTCAAGATTGCGGTTTGATGATTTATAAAGAAGATCAGCCAGTTCAGTCTGGAGGAAGCGGAGCCGGCTGCTCGGCGACCGTTTTATACGGGCATTTATACAATCAAATGAAAAGCGGAAAATACAAACGGATACTTCTTGTAGCAACGGGTGCGTTATTGTCACCATTGTCATTTCAACAAAAAGAATCTATTCCATGTATCGCTCATGCAGTCTCAATTGAAATGCAAGTATAA
- the spoVAE gene encoding stage V sporulation protein AE: MLAMFFWAFVVGGLICVFGQLLFDVAKLTPGHTLSLLVVIGAILDGFGLYEPLIDFAGAGATVPITSFGNSLVHGALQEAEQHGLVGVLTGMFEVTSSGISSAIVFGFLGALLFKPKG; the protein is encoded by the coding sequence ATGCTTGCGATGTTTTTTTGGGCATTTGTAGTAGGAGGTCTTATTTGTGTTTTTGGGCAGTTGTTATTTGATGTAGCGAAATTAACTCCAGGCCATACATTGAGTTTGCTTGTTGTAATCGGAGCTATTTTGGATGGATTTGGATTATATGAACCCTTGATTGATTTTGCCGGAGCAGGCGCGACCGTGCCGATAACAAGCTTCGGCAACTCTTTAGTTCATGGGGCTCTCCAAGAAGCAGAACAACATGGCTTAGTCGGGGTGCTTACAGGCATGTTCGAAGTAACAAGTTCAGGGATTTCGTCTGCAATTGTTTTCGGCTTTCTAGGAGCTCTTTTGTTTAAGCCAAAAGGGTAA
- a CDS encoding YjcZ family sporulation protein, whose translation MGFCGYGGYGGGCGYGGGYGSTFVLIVVLFILLIIVGTSFFH comes from the coding sequence ATGGGTTTTTGCGGCTACGGTGGATACGGTGGCGGATGCGGCTACGGCGGCGGGTATGGTTCAACATTTGTGTTAATCGTCGTATTGTTCATATTGTTAATTATTGTTGGAACTAGCTTTTTCCATTAA
- a CDS encoding stage VI sporulation protein F, with product MENGFFKNVEKKTGVNMKDILDLANSLQNANFNDEKTVRGVIQRVCQIANKSVSKDMEDKIVQSIIKDGKSLDFNSISKMLNNKN from the coding sequence ATGGAAAATGGATTTTTTAAAAATGTTGAAAAGAAGACCGGTGTAAACATGAAAGATATTTTGGATTTAGCAAATTCTTTGCAAAACGCAAACTTTAATGACGAAAAAACAGTAAGAGGCGTTATCCAAAGAGTTTGCCAAATTGCAAACAAGTCTGTTTCAAAAGATATGGAAGATAAAATCGTTCAATCTATAATTAAAGATGGCAAAAGCCTTGATTTTAACTCAATATCAAAAATGCTTAACAACAAAAATTAA
- a CDS encoding MFS transporter, with protein MDKSMRRVLIASLVGSAIEWFDYFLYGTVASLVFNKLFFVNEDPTVGLLFAYTSFALAFFLRPVGGIIFSHIGDRVGRKKTLVLTLSLMGISTFGMGVL; from the coding sequence ATGGATAAAAGCATGAGGAGAGTTCTTATTGCAAGTTTAGTAGGAAGTGCGATCGAGTGGTTTGATTATTTCTTATATGGTACAGTAGCCTCTTTAGTTTTTAATAAGTTGTTTTTTGTAAATGAAGATCCTACTGTCGGTTTATTGTTTGCTTATACATCTTTTGCTTTGGCATTTTTTCTTCGACCAGTTGGTGGAATTATTTTCAGTCATATAGGGGATAGGGTTGGGAGAAAGAAAACGTTAGTCTTAACACTCAGTTTAATGGGGATTTCTACATTTGGAATGGGAGTACTGTAA
- a CDS encoding FadR/GntR family transcriptional regulator, which yields MDKLQYKQIKPKKIYDEVAETLYEMIRTNQLKPGDKLDSVQKLAENFQVSRSAIREALTALRAMGLIEMRQGEGTYIKQFDHGQITFPLSTAILMNKDDVVHLLEVRKILESGAAIAAALKRNENDLKKIWNALQEMQHAHGNEELGEKADLQFHLSIAEASQNPLLLSLMNQVSELMVETMKETRRLWLFSKQTTMANLYEEHLEIYKAIASQNADKARTAMLQHLENVERILEKYFLENERITYVLTDE from the coding sequence ATGGATAAACTACAGTACAAACAAATAAAACCGAAAAAAATATATGATGAAGTTGCGGAAACCTTATATGAAATGATTCGAACGAATCAGTTGAAGCCAGGTGATAAACTGGATTCTGTCCAAAAGTTGGCAGAAAATTTCCAAGTAAGCAGATCTGCTATAAGAGAAGCATTAACGGCTTTGAGAGCTATGGGGCTAATCGAGATGAGACAAGGGGAAGGCACGTATATTAAACAATTTGATCATGGGCAAATTACTTTCCCGTTATCCACAGCGATATTAATGAATAAAGACGATGTCGTTCATTTGCTGGAAGTTAGGAAAATTTTAGAATCCGGGGCAGCGATTGCAGCAGCCTTAAAGAGAAATGAAAATGACTTGAAAAAAATTTGGAATGCACTTCAGGAAATGCAACATGCCCATGGTAATGAAGAACTTGGGGAAAAAGCCGACTTGCAATTTCATCTTTCCATTGCAGAGGCTTCTCAAAATCCTCTTTTACTCAGTTTAATGAATCAAGTTTCTGAATTAATGGTTGAAACGATGAAAGAGACCCGGCGGCTCTGGTTATTTTCGAAACAAACTACCATGGCAAATTTATATGAAGAGCATTTGGAAATTTATAAAGCGATCGCTTCGCAAAATGCTGATAAAGCCAGAACAGCGATGCTTCAGCATCTTGAAAATGTAGAGAGAATATTAGAGAAATATTTTTTAGAAAATGAACGGATCACCTATGTACTGACTGACGAATGA
- a CDS encoding (Fe-S)-binding protein yields the protein MKATLFATCLVDMFQSNVGKATVELLERLGCEIDFPESQICCGQPSYNSGYVKESMDAMKRMIDTFSEAEYIVCPSGSCAYMFKEYPHIFKGDPVWEPKAKKIADNTYELTQFIVDVLKIEDVGARLEGKATFHTSCHMTRLLGVKDSPMKLLKNVKGLEFVELPGKENCCGFGGTFSVKVMQISEQMVDEKVQHVEETEADYLIGADAGCLMNIGGRIERKRKPIKVMHIAEVLNSR from the coding sequence ATGAAAGCAACCCTTTTTGCCACTTGTTTGGTGGATATGTTTCAAAGCAACGTTGGAAAAGCAACTGTCGAACTATTGGAACGATTAGGCTGCGAAATCGATTTTCCTGAATCTCAGATTTGTTGTGGCCAACCTTCCTACAATAGTGGTTATGTCAAAGAATCGATGGATGCCATGAAACGAATGATCGATACTTTTTCTGAGGCGGAATATATCGTTTGTCCATCTGGTTCTTGTGCTTATATGTTCAAAGAATATCCGCATATTTTTAAAGGAGATCCTGTATGGGAACCGAAAGCAAAAAAAATTGCTGACAATACATATGAATTAACGCAATTCATTGTTGACGTATTAAAGATCGAAGATGTTGGTGCCCGGCTTGAGGGGAAAGCAACTTTTCATACTTCCTGCCATATGACTAGACTTCTTGGAGTGAAAGACTCACCAATGAAATTATTAAAAAATGTAAAAGGATTGGAATTTGTCGAATTACCGGGAAAGGAAAACTGCTGTGGATTTGGGGGAACTTTTTCAGTTAAGGTGATGCAAATTTCCGAACAAATGGTGGATGAAAAAGTCCAACATGTGGAAGAAACGGAAGCAGATTATCTTATCGGTGCAGATGCAGGATGTTTAATGAATATCGGTGGACGTATTGAAAGAAAACGAAAACCAATCAAAGTCATGCATATAGCAGAGGTTTTAAACAGCCGTTAG
- a CDS encoding LutB/LldF family L-lactate oxidation iron-sulfur protein — protein sequence MAMKISSEHFQERVDKGINDSFMRRAVSGAQERLQARRLEAARELGNWEEWRSLGEEIRQHVLENLDYYLYMFSENVAKRGGHVFFAETAEEATEYIRGVVQRKNAKKIVKSKSMVTEEINLNSTLEEEGCEVIETDLGEYILQVDDHDPPSHIVAPALHKNKEQIKDVFTKKLGYQKTEKPEELAWHAREMLRKEYLSADIGITGCNFAVAETGSISLVTNEGNADLVAALPKTQITVMGMERIVPTFEEMEVLVSLLTRSAVGQKLTSYITVLTGPREEGDVDGPEEFHLVIVDNGRSKILGTEFQPILQCIRCAACVNVCPVYRHIGGHSYGSIYSGPIGAVLSPLLGGYDEYKELPYASTLCGACTEACPVKIPLHELLHKHRQVIVEKEGKAPISEKLLMKAFGFGSSSLSLYKIGSKIAPTVMNLFTTEDKISKGPGPLKAWTEIRDFPAPNKERFRDWFKNRSKGDDQ from the coding sequence ATGGCGATGAAAATAAGTTCTGAACACTTTCAAGAGCGTGTCGATAAAGGGATAAATGATTCCTTTATGCGAAGAGCAGTGTCCGGTGCACAAGAACGTCTGCAAGCCCGGCGTCTGGAGGCTGCCAGAGAACTTGGAAACTGGGAGGAGTGGCGGTCTCTCGGGGAAGAGATTCGTCAGCACGTGCTTGAAAATTTGGATTATTACTTATATATGTTCAGTGAAAACGTTGCAAAAAGGGGAGGACATGTATTTTTCGCTGAAACTGCAGAAGAAGCAACCGAATATATCCGGGGTGTAGTTCAGAGAAAGAATGCAAAAAAAATTGTCAAATCGAAATCAATGGTAACGGAGGAAATCAATTTAAATTCCACTCTTGAAGAAGAGGGATGCGAAGTCATCGAGACGGATTTAGGAGAATATATTTTGCAGGTGGATGACCATGATCCCCCTTCGCATATTGTTGCTCCGGCTTTACATAAAAATAAAGAACAAATCAAAGATGTATTTACAAAAAAGCTCGGCTATCAAAAAACGGAAAAACCTGAAGAGCTTGCTTGGCACGCAAGGGAGATGTTACGCAAAGAATATTTAAGTGCGGACATTGGGATTACCGGGTGTAACTTCGCTGTTGCTGAAACAGGGTCAATCAGCTTGGTCACAAACGAAGGAAACGCTGATCTTGTTGCAGCATTACCAAAAACACAAATTACGGTAATGGGAATGGAACGGATTGTTCCTACTTTTGAGGAAATGGAAGTCCTCGTCAGCTTGCTTACAAGAAGTGCAGTCGGTCAAAAGCTTACCAGTTATATCACTGTTCTGACCGGACCAAGAGAGGAAGGAGATGTGGATGGACCTGAAGAGTTTCATCTTGTCATCGTTGATAATGGAAGATCGAAAATATTGGGAACAGAATTTCAACCTATTTTACAATGTATTCGTTGTGCGGCATGTGTAAACGTTTGCCCTGTATATCGCCATATTGGCGGTCATTCTTACGGATCCATTTACTCCGGTCCGATTGGAGCAGTGCTCTCTCCATTATTGGGCGGATATGACGAATACAAGGAACTTCCTTATGCCTCTACTCTTTGTGGTGCATGTACTGAAGCTTGTCCGGTAAAAATTCCTTTGCATGAACTCCTTCATAAACATAGACAAGTCATTGTTGAGAAGGAAGGAAAAGCTCCAATTTCTGAAAAATTATTGATGAAAGCGTTTGGTTTCGGCAGTTCATCTCTTTCCTTATACAAAATCGGATCAAAAATAGCTCCAACGGTCATGAACCTCTTCACAACTGAGGATAAAATTTCAAAGGGGCCAGGTCCGTTAAAAGCATGGACAGAGATTCGCGATTTTCCGGCACCAAATAAAGAGAGGTTTCGTGATTGGTTTAAAAATCGTTCAAAGGGAGATGACCAATAA
- a CDS encoding LutC/YkgG family protein produces MQGSIQNRETFLANIANRLGREPKISGVKKPHWLYTPQHSILKNASQDELLEVLKAQCMNIHTNFVVTDLTQLSIKLREAVYEYGGGPIVASKDSRFDQYGLSLLLREGFPNEEIDVHFWDYSIGDENIKIADQANVGIIISDITLAESGTVVLFSSKDKGRTLNFLPTNFIAIVPKSTIVPRMTQAARIMREKVLNGEQIASCVNFITGPSNSADIEMNLVVGVHGPVKATYIVVEDV; encoded by the coding sequence ATGCAGGGTTCGATTCAAAACAGAGAAACTTTCTTAGCGAATATTGCAAACAGGCTGGGCCGTGAACCAAAAATTTCCGGGGTTAAAAAGCCGCATTGGTTATATACACCGCAACATTCTATTTTAAAGAATGCTTCCCAGGATGAATTATTAGAAGTATTAAAAGCACAATGCATGAACATTCATACGAATTTTGTTGTTACTGATTTAACTCAATTATCCATTAAATTAAGAGAAGCTGTTTATGAATATGGAGGCGGTCCAATCGTTGCTTCGAAAGATTCCAGATTTGATCAATATGGATTATCATTACTGTTGAGGGAAGGGTTTCCTAATGAAGAAATAGATGTCCATTTTTGGGACTATTCTATTGGTGATGAAAATATTAAAATTGCTGATCAAGCTAATGTTGGCATTATTATAAGTGACATCACTTTGGCTGAATCAGGAACCGTGGTTCTATTTAGCAGTAAAGATAAAGGAAGAACGTTAAATTTTTTACCAACAAACTTCATTGCGATCGTTCCTAAAAGCACGATTGTTCCCCGGATGACTCAAGCAGCAAGAATCATGAGGGAAAAAGTCTTAAATGGTGAGCAAATTGCTTCCTGTGTAAACTTCATCACCGGACCAAGCAATTCTGCTGATATTGAAATGAATCTTGTTGTAGGTGTCCATGGACCGGTTAAAGCCACCTATATTGTTGTTGAGGATGTGTAG